In one Drosophila pseudoobscura strain MV-25-SWS-2005 chromosome X, UCI_Dpse_MV25, whole genome shotgun sequence genomic region, the following are encoded:
- the LOC4813242 gene encoding ATP-binding cassette sub-family G member 1 isoform X1 → MDQARTLLARQSKDVEFQDVFYTVKERTNFLRVTRERQILNGVSGSFRNGQLSAIMGPSGAGKSSLLNAISGFRRDGVTGCIKMKRDNACYITQDDHHQTLLTVEELMNLSCDLKLKQRHRKAEVLTEILENLNLNHRRNVTAEKLSGGERKRLSIALELVDNPNIFFLDEPTSGLDEVTAAQCIRLLRGMAREGRTIVCTIHQPSATIYNCFDSIYVLAKGHCVYQGSPRATIPFLRLAQLDCPRNYSPSDYIIELVDAEDGHLVPALSELTENGKLIYVASQADIVNPHLESQQAVTTLFVEQPKRPLLPTIFAGSAVSTDGTLMNGASALLEQMKAFSRRMHNGRRDISGVRQFVVLIRIMMLRIMRARLALTIQLFHHLLCGLFFGMIFFQLGNQGARMFDHLKFCIGAVLMIVYTQVMVPILSYPAEVKVVKKETFNRWYTLTPYYMALTISRLPLQVLLNITFMMVTYWMSGLPDQIWRFGIFVAVGLMISLVAEGMGLAIGATFSITNGSVVGPMMIAPLMGLAVYGFDFAPQITGAMNLLMKFSYVRVGVVAMILAVFGFQREDLDCDDIYCHFSDPRVLLKFLDVEKVSLMHQFGILAMLMLFFRILMYISLRKRCYA, encoded by the exons ATGGATCAGGCGCGCACCCTCCTCGCCAGGCAGTCCAAAGATGTGGAATTCCAAGATGTCTTCTACACGGTCAAGGAGCGGACCAATTTCT TGCGCGTAACTCGGGAGCGACAAATTTTGAACGGCGTCAGCGGAAGTTTCCGAAACGGCCAGCTGTCGGCCATCATGGGACCCTCGGGAGCTGGAAAAAGCAGTTTGCTGAATGCGATTTCGGGTTTCAG gCGCGACGGCGTTACGGGGTGCATCAAGATGAAACGGGATAATGCCTGCTACATCACTCAGGACGACCACCACCAGACCCTGCTGACCGTCGAGGAATTGATGAACCTCTCGTGCGACCTCAAGCTAAAGCAGCGCCACAGGAAGGCCGAGGTGCTGACAGAAATCCTCGAGAATCTCAACCTGAACCACCGCCGCAACGTGACGGCGGAGAAACTGAGCGGCGGGGAGCGTAAGCGGCTCTCCATTGCCCTAGAGCTGGTGGACAACCCGAACATATTCTTCCTGGACGAGCCCACCAGCGGGCTGGACGAGGTGACGGCGGCCCAGTGCATCCGACTGCTGCGTGGCATGGCCCGCGAGGGACGCACCATCGTCTGCACTATCCACCAGCCCTCCGCCACGATCTACAACTGCTTCGACAGCATATACGTGCTGGCCAAGGGACACTGCGTCTATCAGGGCAGTCCTCGGGCCACCATTCCATTTCTGCGCCTAGCCCAGCTGGACTGCCCACGCAACTACAGCCCCTCTGACTACA TCATCGAACTGGTCGACGCAGAGGACGGGCACCTGGTGCCGGCGCTCAGCGAGCTCACCGAGAACGGCAAGCTCATCTACGTGGCCAGCCAGGCGGACATCGTTAATCCACACCTGGAGTCGCAGCAGGCTGTCACCACGCTGTTTGTGGAGCAGCCGAAGCGTCCACTCCTGCCAACAATCTTCGCCGGCAGCGCCGTCTCCACCGATGGCACTTTGATGAACGGCGCTAGTGCATTGCTGGAGCAGATGAAGGCCTTCTCGCGACGCATGCACAACGGGCGTCGTGATATCTCCGGGGTGCGGCAGTTCGTGGTGCTGATACGGATCATGATGCTGCGCATAATGCGCGCCCGCCTGGCCCTGACCATCCAGCTGTTCCACCACCTGCTCTGCGGCCTCTTCTTCGGGATGATATTCTTTCAGCTGGGCAACCAGGGGGCGCGCATGTTCGATCATCTCAAGTTCTGCATTGGCGCCGTCCTCATGATTGTCTACACCCAGGTGATGGTGCCCATCCTTAGCT ATCCCGCCGAGGTTAAGGTGGTCAAAAAGGAGACGTTCAATCGATGGTACACGCTGACGCCCTACTATATGGCGCTGACCATCTCGCGCCTGCCGCTCCAGGTGCTGCTGAACATCACCTTTATGATGGTCACCTACTGGATGTCCGGGCTGCCGGATCAGATCTGGCGATTCGGCATCTTCGTCGCAGTCGGCCTCATGATCTCCCTGGTGGCCGAGGGCATGGGCCTGGCCATTGGGGCCACCTTCAGCATAACA AACGGCAGCGTCGTGGGTCCCATGATGATTGCCCCACTGATGGGACTGGCCGTGTACGGCTTCGACTTTGCTCCCCAAATCACAGGCGCCATGAATCTGCTGATGAAGTTCAGCTATGTGCGCGTCGGAGTGGTTGCCATGATCCTGGCCGTGTTCGGGTTCCAGCGCGAGGATCTGGACTGCGACGATATCTATTGCCACTTCAGCGATCCGCGCGTGCTGCTCAAGTTTCTCGACGTAGAGAAGGTCTCTCTAATGCACCAGTTCGGCATACTGGCAATGCTGATGCTCTTCTTCCGCATCCTCATGTACATCAGCCTGCGCAAGCGCTGCTACGCCTGA
- the LOC4813242 gene encoding ATP-binding cassette sub-family G member 1 isoform X2, whose translation MRVTRERQILNGVSGSFRNGQLSAIMGPSGAGKSSLLNAISGFRRDGVTGCIKMKRDNACYITQDDHHQTLLTVEELMNLSCDLKLKQRHRKAEVLTEILENLNLNHRRNVTAEKLSGGERKRLSIALELVDNPNIFFLDEPTSGLDEVTAAQCIRLLRGMAREGRTIVCTIHQPSATIYNCFDSIYVLAKGHCVYQGSPRATIPFLRLAQLDCPRNYSPSDYIIELVDAEDGHLVPALSELTENGKLIYVASQADIVNPHLESQQAVTTLFVEQPKRPLLPTIFAGSAVSTDGTLMNGASALLEQMKAFSRRMHNGRRDISGVRQFVVLIRIMMLRIMRARLALTIQLFHHLLCGLFFGMIFFQLGNQGARMFDHLKFCIGAVLMIVYTQVMVPILSYPAEVKVVKKETFNRWYTLTPYYMALTISRLPLQVLLNITFMMVTYWMSGLPDQIWRFGIFVAVGLMISLVAEGMGLAIGATFSITNGSVVGPMMIAPLMGLAVYGFDFAPQITGAMNLLMKFSYVRVGVVAMILAVFGFQREDLDCDDIYCHFSDPRVLLKFLDVEKVSLMHQFGILAMLMLFFRILMYISLRKRCYA comes from the exons A TGCGCGTAACTCGGGAGCGACAAATTTTGAACGGCGTCAGCGGAAGTTTCCGAAACGGCCAGCTGTCGGCCATCATGGGACCCTCGGGAGCTGGAAAAAGCAGTTTGCTGAATGCGATTTCGGGTTTCAG gCGCGACGGCGTTACGGGGTGCATCAAGATGAAACGGGATAATGCCTGCTACATCACTCAGGACGACCACCACCAGACCCTGCTGACCGTCGAGGAATTGATGAACCTCTCGTGCGACCTCAAGCTAAAGCAGCGCCACAGGAAGGCCGAGGTGCTGACAGAAATCCTCGAGAATCTCAACCTGAACCACCGCCGCAACGTGACGGCGGAGAAACTGAGCGGCGGGGAGCGTAAGCGGCTCTCCATTGCCCTAGAGCTGGTGGACAACCCGAACATATTCTTCCTGGACGAGCCCACCAGCGGGCTGGACGAGGTGACGGCGGCCCAGTGCATCCGACTGCTGCGTGGCATGGCCCGCGAGGGACGCACCATCGTCTGCACTATCCACCAGCCCTCCGCCACGATCTACAACTGCTTCGACAGCATATACGTGCTGGCCAAGGGACACTGCGTCTATCAGGGCAGTCCTCGGGCCACCATTCCATTTCTGCGCCTAGCCCAGCTGGACTGCCCACGCAACTACAGCCCCTCTGACTACA TCATCGAACTGGTCGACGCAGAGGACGGGCACCTGGTGCCGGCGCTCAGCGAGCTCACCGAGAACGGCAAGCTCATCTACGTGGCCAGCCAGGCGGACATCGTTAATCCACACCTGGAGTCGCAGCAGGCTGTCACCACGCTGTTTGTGGAGCAGCCGAAGCGTCCACTCCTGCCAACAATCTTCGCCGGCAGCGCCGTCTCCACCGATGGCACTTTGATGAACGGCGCTAGTGCATTGCTGGAGCAGATGAAGGCCTTCTCGCGACGCATGCACAACGGGCGTCGTGATATCTCCGGGGTGCGGCAGTTCGTGGTGCTGATACGGATCATGATGCTGCGCATAATGCGCGCCCGCCTGGCCCTGACCATCCAGCTGTTCCACCACCTGCTCTGCGGCCTCTTCTTCGGGATGATATTCTTTCAGCTGGGCAACCAGGGGGCGCGCATGTTCGATCATCTCAAGTTCTGCATTGGCGCCGTCCTCATGATTGTCTACACCCAGGTGATGGTGCCCATCCTTAGCT ATCCCGCCGAGGTTAAGGTGGTCAAAAAGGAGACGTTCAATCGATGGTACACGCTGACGCCCTACTATATGGCGCTGACCATCTCGCGCCTGCCGCTCCAGGTGCTGCTGAACATCACCTTTATGATGGTCACCTACTGGATGTCCGGGCTGCCGGATCAGATCTGGCGATTCGGCATCTTCGTCGCAGTCGGCCTCATGATCTCCCTGGTGGCCGAGGGCATGGGCCTGGCCATTGGGGCCACCTTCAGCATAACA AACGGCAGCGTCGTGGGTCCCATGATGATTGCCCCACTGATGGGACTGGCCGTGTACGGCTTCGACTTTGCTCCCCAAATCACAGGCGCCATGAATCTGCTGATGAAGTTCAGCTATGTGCGCGTCGGAGTGGTTGCCATGATCCTGGCCGTGTTCGGGTTCCAGCGCGAGGATCTGGACTGCGACGATATCTATTGCCACTTCAGCGATCCGCGCGTGCTGCTCAAGTTTCTCGACGTAGAGAAGGTCTCTCTAATGCACCAGTTCGGCATACTGGCAATGCTGATGCTCTTCTTCCGCATCCTCATGTACATCAGCCTGCGCAAGCGCTGCTACGCCTGA